A window of Cryptomeria japonica chromosome 3, Sugi_1.0, whole genome shotgun sequence contains these coding sequences:
- the LOC131874357 gene encoding probable pectate lyase 18: protein MASRQALQPLFLLLAVFFIKLVMVESIRTPFNMTKAENSDKYHVEKPELVVQMVERSLNNSKRKLSSCETGNPIDDCWRCDPNWVNNRKRLADCAIGFGKNAIGGKNGRFYIVTDPNDDDPVNPRPGTLRHAVIQTEPLWIIFQKDMVIQLKEELIMNSYKTIDGRGANVHIANGACITIQYVTNIIIHGVHIHDCKPAGNTNVRSSPTHYGFRTKSDGDGISIFGSSAIWVDHCSLSSCADGLIDAIMGSTAITISNSFFTHHDKVMLLGHSDAYTEDVKMQVTVAFNHFGEGLVQRMPRCRHGYFHVVNNDYTHWEMYAIGGSANPTINSQGNRFLAPDYRFHKEVTKHQDSTEGNWRSVGDLMLNGAFFTASGAKESSSYAKASSMAARPSSIVGSITASSGVLTCRKGSSC from the exons ATGGCGAGCAGACAAGCCTTACAGccattgtttcttcttcttgctgTCTTTTTCATCAAGTTAGTAATGGTGGAATCAATAAGAACCCCCTTCAATATGACTAAGGCTGAGAATAGTGATAAATATCATGTTGAGAAGCCGGAGCTTGTAGTTCAAATGGTAGAAAG GAGTTTAAATAATTCGAAAAGAAAGCTGAGCTCGTGCGAAACGGGGAACCCCATCGATGACTGTTGGCGTTGTGATCCTAACTGGGTTAACAACCGAAAGAGACTGGCTGATTGTGCCATCGGATTTGGCAAAAACGCCATTGGAGGTAAGAATGGCAGATTTTATATAGTTACAGATCCAAATGACGATGACCCGGTCAATCCTCGACCTGGCACTCTGCGGCACGCTGTTATTCAAACCGAACCTCTCTGGATTATTTTCCAAAAAGATATGGTTATTCAGCTCAAGGAGGAGCTTATCATGAACAGTTATAAGACTATTGATGGTAGAGGTGCCAATGTTCATATAGCAAATGGAGCTTGCATTACAATTCAGTATGTGACCAATATTATCATTCATGGAGTTCATATCCACGACTGTAAACCTGCGGGAAACACAAATGTTAGGAGCTCCCCGACACATTATGGGTTTAGAACCAAGAGTGATGGAGATGGGATTTCCATCTTTGGATCAAGCGCAATTTGGGTTGACCACTGTTCATTGTCAAGTTGCGCAGATGGATTGATCGACGCCATCATGGGTTCCACTGCTATAACCATTTCAAACAGCTTTTTCACTCACCATGACAAG GTGATGCTCCTAGGACACAGCGACGCCTACACCGAGGACGTCAAAATGCAAGTAACAGTTGCTTTCAACCactttggagaagggcttgttcaacGTATGCCCAG ATGTCGACATGGATACTTTCATGTGGTGAACAATGATTACACCCACTGGGAAATGTATGCAATCGGGGGAAGTGCAAACCCCACCATTAACAGCCAAGGCAACAGATTCCTTGCTCCTGATTATCGATTCCACAAGGAG GTTACAAAGCACCAAGATTCAACAGAAGGCAACTGGAGATCAGTGGGAGATCTTATGTTAAATGGGGCATTCTTCACAGCATCAGGGGCTAAAGAATCCTCAAGCTATGCCAAAGCTTCGAGTATGGCGGCAAGACCTTCCTCTATTGTGGGCTCTATCACTGCAAGTTCGGGTGTTCTCACCTGCAGAAAAGGTTCCAGCTGTTAG